GCCGTCGTCCGACCCGACCCGGTCGATGGCGCCGGGCACCGCGTCGGACGCCACCACGGCCATTCCGGCGCAGAACCCGGCTGCCGACGAGGAGCCCGCGACTCGGGCCATCCCCGTCAGCAAGCCGCGCCAGACTGACACCGACGCCGCCACCGAGAAACTCAACGCCCGTGGCGACGACGAGAAGCCGCCGCGCCGTGGCGGGGGCGTCAGCGCGCAGGATCTGCTGCGCCGCGAAGGCCGCCGGATCTAGCTGCTTCTCTTCATCGCGAGCGTGTCGGGGTCTCCCCGGCACGCTCGCGGTGTTCTGTGGCTAGGACTTCTCCGGCACCTCGTCGGCCGGGGCGTCGATCACCGGACCCCGACCCTCCTCGAGGAGCGCCTCCTGGCGCTCCTCCTCGGCCTCGGGATCCTCGGCGACCAGGACTCGCACCGCACTGTTGAGGAACGCGATGAGCGGCACCGCGAGCAGGGCACCGACGATGCCCGCCAGCACACCACCGCCTGCGATGCCCAGCACGACCGCAAGGGGATGGATCGACACCGCGCGGCCCATGACCAGCGGCTGCAGGATGTGGGCCTCCAACTGCTGCACCGCGATGATCAGGCCCAGCGTGATCAGGGCGTACAGGAAACCCTTGGCGAGCAGGGCCACCACGACGGCCAGGAACCCGGTGATCACCGCACCCACGAGGGGGATGAACGCACCGAGGAACACCAGTGACGCCAACGGCAGGGCCAGCGGAATGCCCATGATCGCCAGGCCCGTACCGATGCCGATGGCGTCGACGAGCGCCACCAGGAACGTCGCGCGGATGTAGCCGATCAGCGAGTGGAAGCCCGCGCGCCCGGCGTCACCCACCCGCTCACGGACAGTGGCCGGGAAGATCTTCTGGACGAAGGCCCAGATGTTGCGGCCGCCTTGCAGGAAGAAGATGAGCGTGAACAGCACAAGCAGTGCGCCGGTGACGATCTCGGTGAGGGTCGCGGCCGTCGAGAGCGCCCCACTGGTCAGTTGTTCCTGGTTGTTGCGGATGGCCTCGATCGCGGCGTCGCCGGCATGGTCGATCTGCTCACGGCTCAGGTTGAGCGGACCCTCGACGAGCCACGTGCGGGCCGAGTCGATGCTGCGGGTGACCTCTTCGGTCAGGCTCGGCAGGCCTTTCACGAACTGGCTGACGACAAACGTCATGATGCCGCCCAGGATCGCGAAGCCGCTGAGCAGCACCAGCGCGACGGCGCCGCCCCGCGGCGCACCACGCCGGTCCAACCAGTCCACGGCGGGCAGCAGCAGCGCGGTCAGCATCGTCGCCAGTGCCACCGGAACAACGAGTATCAGGAGATTCTTCACCACCCACAGCACCGCGATCAGCGCCGCCAACAGCACCAGTAGACGCCACGCCCAGGCGGCCATCTTGCGGACCAACGGGCTGACCGACGCATCTTCCGACAGAGGCGATGACATCTGGCCAGCGTAACCGCGGATACCGGGCGCGCCGGGCTTCCACGACGCTCGTCAGCGTCCCGCGCCGTTACCCTGAACGGCGTGTCCCATGACGCGCCGGCCAGGGACGCCACCGATGAGACGGGACCTGGCCGCAGCAGGTACTGGTGGCTGCGCTGGGTGATCCTCGGTGTCGTCGCCATCGTGCTGACCATTGAGGCCACCCTGGTCTGGGATCAACTCGCGAAGGCTTGGCGCAGCCTGCTCAGCGCCAACTGGTGGTGGGTGCTGGCCTGTCTGGCCGCGGCGATGCTCTCGATGCACAGCTTTGCGCAGATTCAACGCGAACTGCTGCGCGCCGCGGGTGTGCGGGTCCGGCAGGGGCGCTCGGAGGCGGCCTTCTACGCGGGCAACGCGCTGAGCACGACTCTGCCGGGCGGCCCCGTGCTCAGCGCGACGTTCATCTACCGGCAGCAGCGCCTGTGGGGCGCCTCGCCGGTGGTGGCGTCGTGGCAGCTGGTGATGTCCGGCGCCCTGCAGGTGGTGGGCCTGGCGCTGTTGGGCCTCGGCGGCGCATTCCTGCTGGGCGCCAAGAACAATCCGTTCTCGCTGCTGTTCACCCTCGGCGGATTCATCGTCCTGCTGCTGCTGGCGCAGGCCGTGGCGTCCCGCCCGGAACTGCTCGAGGGCATCGGGGTGCGCGTGTTGG
The DNA window shown above is from Mycolicibacterium confluentis and carries:
- a CDS encoding lysylphosphatidylglycerol synthase transmembrane domain-containing protein; translation: MSHDAPARDATDETGPGRSRYWWLRWVILGVVAIVLTIEATLVWDQLAKAWRSLLSANWWWVLACLAAAMLSMHSFAQIQRELLRAAGVRVRQGRSEAAFYAGNALSTTLPGGPVLSATFIYRQQRLWGASPVVASWQLVMSGALQVVGLALLGLGGAFLLGAKNNPFSLLFTLGGFIVLLLLAQAVASRPELLEGIGVRVLAWINQVRGKPADTWLDKWREILRQLESVSLTRRQLGTAFGWSFFNWVCDVACLAFAAYAAGGHPSLAGLTVAYAAARAVGSIPLMPGGLLVVEAVLVPGLVSSGMTLPAAISAMLIYRLVSWIFIAAIGWVVFFFMFRTESQVDPDLSAAPPEAATASSEAAASPADPEPAADTGDSALQGPLPPMPEGPGPERARRADEDC
- a CDS encoding AI-2E family transporter encodes the protein MSSPLSEDASVSPLVRKMAAWAWRLLVLLAALIAVLWVVKNLLILVVPVALATMLTALLLPAVDWLDRRGAPRGGAVALVLLSGFAILGGIMTFVVSQFVKGLPSLTEEVTRSIDSARTWLVEGPLNLSREQIDHAGDAAIEAIRNNQEQLTSGALSTAATLTEIVTGALLVLFTLIFFLQGGRNIWAFVQKIFPATVRERVGDAGRAGFHSLIGYIRATFLVALVDAIGIGTGLAIMGIPLALPLASLVFLGAFIPLVGAVITGFLAVVVALLAKGFLYALITLGLIIAVQQLEAHILQPLVMGRAVSIHPLAVVLGIAGGGVLAGIVGALLAVPLIAFLNSAVRVLVAEDPEAEEERQEALLEEGRGPVIDAPADEVPEKS